The DNA sequence TGCGGTCAAATCCCAAGATCAACGAAATATTGCAAAAGGAGAGAGGATCATGTTTGAGACGGGAGTAACCAATGTTATGAAAGCGTACGATGTTTTCAGTGGCGTCTTCAAAGTTCCACTGAAAGGGACCTATGGTTTCACGTGGAGCATTGCCATGAACAACGTGGAGAACCATGCCTGCTTCTCCCTCGTAGTTAACGACCGTGTTGTTGGACAAACGTATTTGTGGAACAACGGAAGTGACGCAGTATCCACGGGATTTTCCATCGTGGAGGTCAATGCTGGGGATGATGTATTTATGAGCATATGCAATATCAGTCAACCATTGGGTGAAATTATAAGTGACATTTACCGCAAGACCACTTTTGCAGGCTGGTGCATTGCATGT is a window from the Ostrea edulis chromosome 5, xbOstEdul1.1, whole genome shotgun sequence genome containing:
- the LOC125652544 gene encoding complement C1q tumor necrosis factor-related protein 3-like, giving the protein MVLLFLFSASVLGFLLDETCDTLDCKLDSMTQTMTRQQKTIDEQSNKIALLEEQLLAMNKKLKIASSEETRTTNTLEPPLAQITIPSFYAVKSQDQRNIAKGERIMFETGVTNVMKAYDVFSGVFKVPLKGTYGFTWSIAMNNVENHACFSLVVNDRVVGQTYLWNNGSDAVSTGFSIVEVNAGDDVFMSICNISQPLGEIISDIYRKTTFAGWCIACTD